The following DNA comes from Athene noctua chromosome 1, bAthNoc1.hap1.1, whole genome shotgun sequence.
TTAAACTCCAGAACAAGAATGTTGTTCTCCATTAAACACCACAAATTGAACCATGTTTCCAATTCAGTCAAAGGCAAAATTCCAATGATTTCTGTGGGTCTGGAGTGACACCTTATCCATTGTTTACAAAATTCTATAAAAATATTACTACTATTGATTAATTTGGGACATTTATTAAATTAgttaactaatttaatttttatggaACTATTTTTCTGTGGTTGCTTACCATGATCTTATTATTAAAAACATTGTTTAGGTTGTTTTAATGTGAACTGTGAGAAAGTACTATCGCTGTTTATGTTATTTTTGCCTATAAACTATGGTGGTGTGAGTGGGTCTCAGCAAAAATATAGGCCTGATTGTACAAAAGACCCTTATTTAAAAAGGTATATATCACAGAGTCTTGTGGCAAGTAACCAACGCAGCGTTTGTGATCTGTGCAATACTGCAAAATGTTGTAAGCCGTGAGGAGTTTGCAAGGGAAAATTACTGCTTCTAAAAAGAGTGATGTGAATGAGTTTGACCTATATGGATTACAACAGAAATATTAACTTTCACCAAAAAGATGGTATTTAGGATGAACATAGAGCTATGTTTATTCTCTGAAATAAGggatatttttcatatatttcagCTTACCTTCCTCTGCTGAATAAATTCTTCATGCAGCCTCCCATTAAACCTACAGTAAATCAACCCCTTagcaaatgcttttcttttaaaccatTATTATCTTGTCCTTATTCACTGTTAGCACCTCTTTcccaggcagggaaaaaaaaccctccagctgCTTAACTGCCCTCTTCCTTGCAATAGGCCAGAATTTCATATCACAGTTGAACTTTAAGCCCTTTATTACTGTTTTACACATATAATGCAACCCAAAGCAAAGCACACAACCCCAGAGCTATTCCCAGTTACTATTAAAAGAATATTAAGCATTCACCTTTCCATGCATTAAAATTGTCCGTGCTGTAGCGTTAGCCACAGCAGAGCCCACTGGGGGTAACTGCAGCTCCAAAACGCAGCCCCAACAGCAGCAGTTACAGGGCAGAAGGAAAAGGCAGCTTTCGAGCTGCCCTTTTGTGCAGAAACTGAAATCCATCCAGGCAGATTAAATGCTTCAAAAATAGGAAAAGGCAGGAGGCATCTAGACGTACTGACTCTTGGAGTATGAGCTTTCAGTCTTGCTGTGCAAATGCTGGCTGTGAGTGGGGTAGTGGGTTGGTGCAGAGTATCCGTAGCTTCTAGTTTTCTCACAACAGCGGTAAAAGCAACAGAATATGGCTCCGGCAGCAATGAGGCAGAAGGCAGCTGCCCAGCCCAGGTAAAGGGCCTCTCCAAGCTCCCTTTTCTGTGCAACGTTGATCATGGGGTTATAGAAGTCACTGATGATGGTGTTGGCAACCCAGCAGACTGGAATAAGCTCGACTGCACCCGAAAGAATGAAGAGGAGCCCAGCTGTCAGAATAATATAGCCCTTGGCTTGCCAGCTGCTCTGCACGCACCGCGTGCACTTCATCCCAATAATGGCGACCacaaaagagaggaaggagagcACTGATCCAGCACACATCAGCCCTCTGGATGCCTGCAGGTCCGGCGAGAGGGCCAGCACGGAGTCGTAGACTTTGCACTGCATCCTGATGTTGGCTTGCCTGATGCAGTGCATCCACAGGCCTTCCCAAATGGTCTCAAATACGATGATGTTGTTCTCGATGAAGGCAGACACCCTCCACTGAGGCATGCCTGTGACAGCAAATGTTCCGATCATGCCAAGGCCACCAACAAGCAGCCCAGCAATCTGCAAAACACCACCAACCATGTTGCCTTTACAAGGTGAGCACACCTCAGCAGGTTCCCTAAGCCAGGCGCACACTGCTGGcaaaaaaaagaacacttttttCCAAAAGTCGTTGTCCCTTGTGTAAAGAAAGTTTCAGAGTCAGTCTGCACAATTTTAAATCAGCTTAAATCTGGCACACACTACCTGGGACTTGGCTGCACCTTCATCGCCTTTATAATTCCTCTGCCACCACTGACTCAAAGAGGCAAACTGAGCAATCAAGTGGAACAACTTTCCAAAGCAAGAGAAAGGACAGGGTGTGTGTAAACCAGCTAGAGCCACTTAGGATAAATGTACCTTCTGAGGAAAATGCTTTGCATTGAAgtcacttatttaaaaaattaaaaaaaaaaaaaaaaaaaaaaaagccagccctAGCCTTAACTAGCTTTGCCTGTGCTTAAGGAAATGGACTGGTCTCAGCAGGGAGACTTAGGTGTGCACTGGTGCAGTTACTGAAGCTGTTGCACTGAACAAACAAGAATATTcgtcctcggctgggctcagtGGCAAATTGCCAGGAGGAAAGCAGAGCCGTGCTCCCTGCCACAGGGCCTCTGCTCCAAAAGTACTTTTGTTCTGAAGCTTGAAGTAGAGTACTGCAGTGACAGGATCAAGGAACAAAGCAAGGCAAAAGGATAAAGATAAAGAAACTCTGAACCTGAAACAGTTCTGCAGCAGATAATCAAGGCTGCAAAAGACCTTTTAAGAGGTAGAGGAACAATACGAGACCTCAGTCCTGCTAATATCTGTACACATACATACTTTTATACATTTCTGTTGCTGTACCAAGTGTTATGGGAATAGGCAGGCTTCTGGAGATACCCACATGCTTAAATGATTGCACAGTCAGGTGTACAGAATGGTGATTTAAGCTATGTACcaaattgtttttctgtgcaaAAGTGAACCCAGCAATTACCCAGTGATACAGTCTAGTGTAATGGAAAGCATTCGTTCTCCAAGACCTATCCATGTACAAACAAAtacttttgaaaaacataattttttttttttttaattaaacataatAACTATGAAGAGCAGGTGAACTGTTTATTCAAATTTTCTTGTGTGATGTGATCAGCAGACAATCCTGGAAAATGCCAGGTGAAGAAATCTGTGAAATTCAGAGCAACAGAAACCACAATCAAAAATCTACGAAAAAAACTAGGCACgtaacagtggggtttttttacaaattcGAATAGCTATGAATGTATGCATGAAGTATTCAGCCTGATCTCTGCATGTGCCttaacatggaaaataaaaaattaagcatAAACTAGGATTTTTTGTTATAAAGTAGTACTCCATATGTTAAGACAAGAACTAATCTTTTACACTGTTAAAGATCAATTTAAGATATAATTAGCTAGATTTTGAAATACTAGTCTCCTGCTATTCATTTAAACTTTCttgcctctttttctgttttagcCATTTATATAtcttcaaaaccagaaagtaaatgcaaaaaaataGAGCACTGCTGTGCTAAATACGCCAGTGTATCAAAGAGAGAAAAGTTCCACTTACATGTAGTGTTTGTATGCTCCCtaagtgtgtttgtgtgtgtgtgcatgtgtaaaaCTATGGTTGGGAGACAAGGGAAAGTAAGAGAAACCCTACAAATCTTTCCATCTTCAGTTTGGCTTTCATATCTACCTGCTTTTCCAACCTCTACAACAGGCTGCTGCTTATAAAGGTATGTTAAAATGATGAAGGCTGGTAACCTCTCCTTCTGTTTCTGGTCCCTTGAGCCCTGATTTGTGGCCAGGCAACTTTCCATTACGccgttttggttttatttctatcTATGAAATCAAACCTGCTATCTGCATGACTTTCCTAATCCAAAGGCACCAAGAGCCTTGCCCTGAAAAGTGCAGTCAGTCTGCTGGCAGCTAAGGGATGAGAAGACAAGCAAGAGTCTTGTTTTTTAGGGTTTGCTCCTACTGCTGTGGTGCTCAGTGGTATCTGATCCCACGGCAACCACACTGCCTGCTCTGCATTTCTCCCACCACGCATTTGTAGTTGCAGTTTTGTCTCCTGCTTGCCATCAGTCAAGGTCTCCAGGCAGTTCGAGCCCCTCTTGCTGTGTCTGTGAGTAGGCCCACATCATTTTTGCCTGGCCCTGGGCTTTACATGCTGCAGCCCCATGCCCCGGTGCCCTGCTGCGCTCCTTGCCTTTGCTGGCCTTCACGCAGAGGGGAGCGGGCAGTGCCCTCCTCCCAATCCCAAAGTGGGGTGCACTGCAGGTGCGAGGACACTGCCAGGTAATAGGTCTCCTCCCTGGTCTCCTGTGAAGGGCATCATTTTCCAGCCAGCAATAAAGGTGACTTGATTTTGCTGGGCAGAATGTATCCACTCCCAATGCATTCTTCTGGAGAGGCCACACTAACTCTTGCTATATTGACATAAGAACTTTATAGACTGCTATAGCATGAGAGAGTCTGGATCTGTGTAACTGAAATCACAATTTGCTGCTTTGCATGCTGCAAACCAGCCTCTCATAGACTGATAAGCGATGGAGGTCTGGATACAGGACTTTGGGAAAAACAAGTGGGGAAAACTTGTTGAATGACCGGATTCATAGAATCCAGAATAATTCAAGTTAGAAGGAGCCTCTGGGTGTCGTGTAATCCAACCCATACTTGAAGCTGTGACCTTCAAAGTCACAAAGCTAAGAACCCAATCAAGGTCCATTTCAGTCACCAAAAATGTCTCAAAGTTTTCTTGGGGAAAGAGGGTGGTTAAATCCTGTTCCCCCAAGGGTGAGACAAGGAGGATTTTAAGGCGAGGCTATAAATGCACAATATTTCTCTGCTAATATGGATTTGccatattaaatatataataaagtAATTATCATTGCATGGATTTGCAGCCCCATGGTTGCCActcaaacagcaaagaaaaagctACCAGTCTATagcagaacaaataaataaacacttTAATAACATATCAGTAAATAAACACAAATGTGATACAAGCAGCGAGGCTGTTTTTTCTTAGAGACTACCAAAGTTCTAATTTACAGGACATGGAAAATAATTAGCTGAACAAATATAATTTAACCACGTTATTGATTAATTTACAAAATCATTAAAGCTCCCATATAAATTCATCATAAGATTGTATCTGTGTCAAGGATTCAGTATTTGCACATTCTTAGAAGGATTAAATTTTAGTTCCTTATCTTGCTTAAAAACATCTTCATACGGAAATGTGGGGAAATCTTATTTACCATTATGGATTACATCTGCTTGTTTACAATTAAAACACAGGAAGAGGGCAAGTCAAGAATCTCATTATTCATTCTTCTTTGTATTCAAACATGCCATTTCATTACACGGAAATATAAAAAACACCTGTGACTAGCTAATCATATTTCACTGTTGGCCACAGGAatctattattttatatataaacaaatcTAGACATACAtcatttaaactttcttttcttttcttttcttttcttttcttttcttttcttttcttttcttttcttttcttttcttttcttttcttttcttttcttttcttttcttttcttttcttttcttttcttttcttttttctcttcttttcttttctcttcttttctcttctccacttctcctcctctcctctcctctcctctcctctcctctcctctcctctcctctcctctcctctcctctcctctcctctcctctcctctcctctccctctccctctccctctccctttcccttctttcttttccactgtGTTAAGGAATCAATATCATTAAAGTCAGTGTCAAGCTTTTCTGTACGACCTGTGTATTTTACTGCTCTGTGTTCCCATCTCTggcctccttccctttctcctctccagaGTGGGTAATTCAGCTGCAGGCACCCGTTGTTCTGTATTTTTGATAAATAATGCGGACCTAAAGCAAATACAGCACTTCCtgagcagaaaataaataatatttcaggACTGGGATTTGTTGGTACGTCTGTTAGCTTCAAACAGGACCCCACAGTGAGGACATTTTGCTTCCCTCTCTCTTTGACATTGTATTAGCACCCTTCTCCAATGAATCCCCTTGTGTGAGAACAAGAAGGGATTTCTCACCCTTCTTACGTGGCTTTTCCTCTGAATGCTGCTGGCAGTTTGGGGAGGAGGTGAAGTGGGGAGATAACACTGTGATTAGCTCAGCTGCCACTTAGCACCATTtctcacagcttctctgggaactCACTGCTCCTGGTGTGTGCAGTACAGCCCCCATGTCCCTGTCATAACCCATTTTCAGCCACTAAAGGTGTTCTGGAATAAAATACACCAGGAAAATATGTTTTAGGCATAATGTCCTTCCTCTTCCTGagcatatataattttttaattccaGAGTTGTGAGGTGCTAACAGCAATCACTGAtgctgagggggaggtgggaagAGGGGGAAGAAGTGGTTGCTCAACACCTCCAAAAATCTCACCCTGCATCAGAATTGAAAAGAATCCTGATTATTGATGTTCTTATGGGAAAACAGAGGAGAGATGATGTCAGACAAGTTGTTCAGCATTTTCTTCCTTGGAAGGCTATTATTACTGTGTCAGTGGATGTGCACTGCTCTATGGCTTGCCCCAGGTATACCCTAAcctagcatttatttttctccaagatCTTTTACCTAATGTGGCAGAACATGAAAAGCCAGTTCAACATAGCTAGTGCAAGCAGAAAGAGTCACACACGTTCATAATCAGCTTCACTGAAGAGCCACTTTTCAACTGAGGTAGCTTTTACTCCTGTACCTTCTCTCTATCACTTAACACTAACAAGAGACCATCATCTAGATGGCAAAAGGGACAATAGGAGTGCAAAAAATAGTAATCCTTGGCTAGTAATGTAACAGCATTGCAGAAAATCTTTTTGCCTAATATCCCAAATAACTTTACACATTTGCTTCTCTTGCTCCCCACGCTTTAAATTCCATATATAAAATCCATGACAATGTGATGATGTTCCCCTTGGATTAACATGCGGTgcagaaattttaatttccctgcttttaacttctgtttgttttctgaagtgttaATGCAGAAAATTTGCCTAACTTGGAACAGGGACATACAGTTCAAAAACAGGATTTCTGAAGATACCCAGTGGCTAAAGAGCATCAGAGGCAACACCTTCCTATACTAACCTGCCTCCATACACCTTTAGAGAAACCTGAAACCTCATGAAGAGCTGGATATCTGAACAGAGAACTGATGTATTATGTTGCTGAATCTTCAAAAGAATTAATACCAGGCAATGCTATGCTAAAGAAAGGGATGGGAAACTATCCACTTTGTGGTGTGGAAAGCAGCCTAGATAAAGTTCATAGGCAGACGTCAGGAGATCATTCTGCAGCAGGAGATTCACCCTGAGGAGGCTATAGGACATTTTCTGGCCTCAGACTCTAGTACCTCGTGGCTGGGAGCTTCTGTCCTAGGGTTGTCCCTAGAGGGAGACCCTAGAAAGGGTCATACAAGCAAACTCACTTCCGACTTCAGATACCTAACTTACACTCAATGAAACCCATTGCCCCTCTGCTGTGAAATGAGTATAaagtcatttttttcttcatgaaggaAGAGACGTGATCACTAATATGAAGGTCTGAGATTAATATATTTCTTCACTGGTTTAGAAAAATTCTATGATTGATGTgttagaaagaaaatttaaatccCAGTTTATCCCATTCAGGTGGTTGCCTCAGCAGCATTCTCTAGTATCTCCTGCAATAAGCCTACAATTTACAGATGCCAGACTATCTTTGAAATGAAATATTGCCTAAGCTGATTTGATTTAAAGTTTAACTTTTCCAGACAAAACCTATAATTTGTGGCATTTCTGCTCCAGACCAGTTGAAGCATCACAGTATTacgttaaattttattttctaagagctccctggggttttatttttaacatttctaaCATTCTTGCTGTGAAGGGCTACCCATCCTGAATCATAAGGTTTTCACTGGTGTGACATGATAGTTCATTAAAGATAAAAACAACTGGCCAGTACTTGTCTTCTGTTATACCCCAGATGCCCTGATGACTGCGACAGGATTTCACAGGTGGAAACGAgacaaaaacttcagttttaccTGCTTGCCTAGAATCTATATTAAGAGTTTTGCAGAGGAAATATTCAGAGATGATAAGGATTGTTTTCAGTttaattaataatatttaatcTTTTGGTCTAATAAAATCATTGTGGTGATAATGTATACATTGTAGAAACAGTCTGGCATAATGGTAAACTTGCAGTTATTTGTAGTAATCTAAGGGGAGGAGTGAAAGGGGGACATAGACTTGCAAACCCACAAATGTAAAATACATGCTGAAGTTTTAACAAGACTGAGGGGAGTGTTGTTTCTTTAACACGGCAGTTATCTGTGACTCACGGAATCAGCACAGGCACGCTTTAGAGGTAACACTGCCGTGTCAAGACCTTATAGAAATACAAACAGCATGTATTtcttgtttctggttttctgtcttctgaataGGCTTCCCCACGCTTTTTCTCGacttcccttttttatttttgatagaaaaaaTCCAGGCTTTTATCCCAGAAGTTTTCTAACATGCTTTTCCCTCTGCAATAGCTTACCTGGCTTTAGCACTAACAGAGTGTTGTGGATGAGCAAAAGAACATCTTCAAACCAGATCATCGCAGCCTGGCATGATTtctggaaaaacaacagacaaatcAGTAACACAATAAATATCCTCAAGCAGGCCAAAAGAAGCTCTAGAGCTTTAGTCTTTCAATGGCAATCTATGTAACGTGATCCACATTTTGTGACAGAAGCCAGCAACTAGCTGGTTTTCCGAGTGCTCCCACAAATCTTCCGAAGCACTGCTGGCATCGCTGCTCCTCTCAGCAGCTGTGCCTGAGCTCTCTTCGGCCTCAGATGCAGAAGCATCGTCTCATATCCAAACCTTATCTCTTCTGGTGTTTTAAGCCCACCCAGATGCTAGGCAATGCTCAAGTGTTAACAAGCCCTTCTCTTCCCTATGCAGTATCTACAGTGAGTTTTTGACAGTAGGAGAGATGACTAAAATACGCAAGCTGTTTTACAAAGAAAGCCCCTTGAGCCTGCAATAACATTGCAGAGCACGGAGTCCACTGCTATGAAGTGTGTGCTAGTTGCAATTTTTCACTAGCCATATCTTATAAACCACCCTGGACTCTGGGATGAGATAGGTGAGGAGGCAACTTCTGCTTGCAAACATTTTTCACTCACTGCCTATCCTGGTCCTACGTTCCAGGggcaggaagaaaggagctgtTTCCACACACGGGAACTGCATCACCTGCAAAAATAAAAGGGCAGCAACCATTTGTTGTCCTTTACATGGATACAGCACAGTCAGGAAATATTCCAGCTCAGAAATCCAGGCTTAGGTAATTTATGAGAGCACAGCTGGGACTGCTTTGAGTGCTGGCCTAGGAGAACAAACTTAGACTCATACTCTAAATACCCTTTATATGTGAGTGCAACCCCCCCCAAAGGCACTTTGCAAAGTTCAAAGGGCACAAATCTTTCTTCTTGTAAACATTGCAATTGTCGGTGGCACTCTAGAAAGAGCCATCTAAAGAAGGTGCATATAACTAGGAAGCCTTTAAAAG
Coding sequences within:
- the LOC141971491 gene encoding claudin-8-like, translating into MVGGVLQIAGLLVGGLGMIGTFAVTGMPQWRVSAFIENNIIVFETIWEGLWMHCIRQANIRMQCKVYDSVLALSPDLQASRGLMCAGSVLSFLSFVVAIIGMKCTRCVQSSWQAKGYIILTAGLLFILSGAVELIPVCWVANTIISDFYNPMINVAQKRELGEALYLGWAAAFCLIAAGAIFCCFYRCCEKTRSYGYSAPTHYPTHSQHLHSKTESSYSKSQYV